The window GGTACCAAGTGACCTTGGGTGGATCTGATGGATCCAATCTGTCAGGCGCAGCCGGTCCTGGCAAAGTGGTAGGCCCTTCATTCTCTGCAGCCGAAGTGCCTGGCGTGATTGAAGCCGTCATTAACAAGTACCTCGAATTGCGTTTGCCATCGCAAGAAGCGAAGGGTCGTGCCGAGCACTTCATTGAAACCTTGCGCCGTGTAGGCCAAGATCCTTTCAAGCAAGTGGCCAATGCAGCGCGTCATCCTGAGCCCGAGCTCGCCTGAACAACAGATTGAATGTCATGAAAATTTTGTCTTTCAACGATCACTCAACGGGTCTCGACAGCAGCACCATCAGCTTGGCCAATGATGTCGATCCGCGCACCGTATCTCTAGATGGCGTGAAACGCATCGATTTGAATTTTCCCAAATTCACGGATGGCCGAGCCTACAGCCAAGCCTTTTTGCTTCGCCGCCGACTGGGTTTTCAAGGTGAAATTCGCGCCACTGGCGATGTGCTCATTGACCAATTGGTGGCCATGGCTCGCACTGGTTTTGATGTTGCGGTTTTGCGTCAAGGTTTGGATGCAAGTGCAGCACAACGTCAATTCGATCGCTTTCCTGCGTTCTACCAAGGTTCCGCGGTCGAAACGCAGCCTTTGTTTGCAAAAGCAGCAGCATGACGAAATCCTCCATCAGCGCAGGCAACGCCGCCAAGGCATACAACGCCATCGCCTTGAATGCCAAGGCCAGTGCCGACTTTAAAGAGAAGCTTGCAGAAACAATCGCATTGCTGAAGCAAGCTGTTTCTGAGTTCGCCCCAGTGACGCAAGCTTCCAGCTTGGGCGCAGAAGACGTGGTCATCACGCACCTGATCAATCAGAACGCACTGAACATTCCTGTGTTTGTTTTGGAAACAGGCGCACTGCACCGCGAAACATTGGCCTTGCTTGAACGGACACAAGCACATTCGGTTGCCCCCGTCAAAGTCTATCGTCCGTCTTCTGAAAAAGTCATTGCTTTCGTGAGAACCCATGGCCAAGACGCCATGTACGAAAGTTTGGAACTGCGCAAAGCCTGCTGCCAGGTGCGCAAGCTCGAACCTTTGGCCGAGGCACTGAAAGGCCAGCGCGCATGGGTCACAGGTTTGCGCCGCGAGCAATCCAACAACCGCGCAGAGGTGCCGTTGATTGACCGTGCAGACGAATTGACCAAAGGCCAATTCAAACTCAATCCTTTGGCCAATTGGACGTGGGGGGATGTTTGGCATTACATCGACGTCCACGAAGTGGACTACAACCCCTTGCACGATCAATTTTTCCCCAGCATCGGCTGCGCACCCTGCACCCGCGCTATCAGCTTAGGCGAAGAATTTCGCGCAGGACGCTGGTGGTGGGAAGACGAAGCAGCCAAAGAGTGTGGCTTGCACGCCAAGAAATAAAGCATTGAAGAAGACCATGAACGCACGCACGCAACCCGAACTGCTCCATCACTTGAGCAATGCCCATCTCGACGCTTTGGAAGAAGAAACCATCTTCATCCTGCGCGAAGTGGCTGCAGCTTTTGAACGCCCCACCCTGCTGTTCTCTGGCGGTAAAGACTCTTTGGTGATGCTCAAGTGCGCCGAGAAAGCCTTTGTCGACAAACAAAAGGGCGGCCGCATTCCCTACCCCTTGCTCATGATCGACACGGGTCACAACTTCAAAGAAGTGACAGACTTCCGCGACTTTCGCGCCAATGAATTGGGCGCTGAACTGATTGTGCGCAGCGTTGAAGATTCTATGAAGCGTGGCACTGTGCGCTTGGCTCACCCTGGCGAATCACGCAACGTTCACCAATCGGTGACCCTGCTCGAAGCCATTGAAGAGTTTAAGTTTGACGCCCTCATTGGCGGTGCACGACGCGACGAAGAAAAAGCCCGCGCCAAAGAACGCATCTTCAGTCACCGTGACAGCTTTGGCCAATGGCAGCCCAAATCACAGCGCCCCGAGTTGTGGTCATTGTTCAACACCAAATTGCAACCTGGCGAGCACTTCCGTGTGTTCCCCATTTCCAACTGGACCGAACTTGATGTGTGGCAATACATTGCCCGCGAGAACATTGCTCTGCCGTCCATCTACTACACGCACAAACGCGAAGTGGTCGATCGCCGCGGTTTGCTGGTGCCTGTCACAGAACTCACACCGCCTAAGGATGGTGAACAAGTGGAAGTGCGCGATGTGCGCTTCCGCACCGTGGGCGACATCACCTGCACATGCCCCGTAGAAAGCACGGCCGCCACACCAGAAGAAATTGTGATTGAAACATTGGCCGCCGAAGTGAGCGAACGCGGCGCCACGCGTATGGACGACAAGACCTCTGACGCTTCCATGGAAAAACGCAAAAAAGACGGATATTTCTAATGACCACGACTGCTAACTTCGACGCTGCCATTAACGCAGTTCCACATTTCGCGCCCAATGCCAACGCCCTGAAATTCATCACCTGCGGTTCGGTGGACGACGGCAAGAGCACCCTCATTGGCCGCTTGCTGGTCGACACCAAAGCGGTGTTGCAAGATCACTTGGCCGGCGTGCAACGTCAAGGCGAGACAGACTTGGCCTTGCTCACCGATGGCTTGTCGGCCGAACGCGAACAAGGCATCACCATTGATGTGGCCTACCGTTACTTCAGTACCGAAACGCGCAAGTTCATCATTGGCGATGCGCCAGGCCATGAGCAATACACCCGCAACATGGTGACAGCGGCATCCAGTGCCGATGCAGCCGTGGTGTTGGTCGATGCCACCAAACTCGATTGGCACGACGCTCAACTCACCCTGTTGCCTCAAACACGACGCCACAGCCTGCTTTTGAAGTTGCTCCGCGTGCCCTCTGTGGTGTTTGCCATCAACAAGCTGGACGCCGTTGAAGACGCCACCTTGGCTTATCAAAACATTCAAGGCGCCTTGGCCAAATTTGCGACCGAAGCCGGCATCAACGTCAAAGCTTGGGTGCCCGTTTCTGCACTCAAGGGCTGGAACGTGGTGGACAGTCATGCCAACTGGTGTGCTTACACAGGCCCTAATTTGTTACAAATTTTGGAAACACTGCCCAGCACACCTGCAGAAGCCGATGTGGCCTTGAGCTTCCCCGTTCAATGGGTTGAAAAATTCCACGACTCCAACGTCACGCACCAAGGCCGCCGCGTTTTCTGGGGCCGTGTGGCCACGGGCAATTTGAGCGTGGGTCAAAGCGTCAAAGTCTTTCCAAGTGGTCAAACAGCCACGGTGGCGCAGGTACTGTCTGCCACTCGCCAAGAAAAGTCTGAGGTCACGGGCCAAAGTGCAGGCTTGGTGCTAGACCGTGAAGTCGATGTGTCGCGTGGCGACTGGATTGTGGCCGCAGACGCTGGCCTAGAAGGTCAGCGTCAAATTGATGCAACCATTGCTTGGATGGACGACGAACCCTTGGTAGCAGGCCGTCTGTATTGGGCTTTGCATGGACATCGTTGGGTCAAGGCCAAGGTTCAGCGCGTGGTGAACCGGCTGAACATCAACACCTTGGCCAAGGAAGAAGCCTCCGAACTGCCAGCAAATTCTGTGGGCCACGTGACTTTGGCCTTCCAAGAACCCCTGATCACCCTGCCATTTGCCAAATCTCGCATCTTGGGCGCCCTCATTTTGGTCGATACGGCCAGCCATAAGACCTCAGGCGCAGTGTTGGTGAATTGAGACAAAGCCCTTAAGTACCTTAAAATCCCCATTTTCGGGCTCTAAGACCATTGAGCTCTTTAACGCTCTAGCCACTTCAAACTGACATGACCCACGTTGTTTCCGAATCCTGTATCCGTTGCAAATACACCGACTGCGTGGATGTCTGCCCAGTCGACTGCTTCCGCGAAGGCCCTAACTTCCTGACCATTGACCCCGACGAGTGCATCGATTGCGCCGTGTGCATTCCCGAATGCCCCGTCAATGCCATCTATGCAGAAGAAGACCTGCCCGCCGACCAAGTTCACATGACCAAGCTCAACGCCGAGTTGGCCTTGCTGCCCACTTGGAAAAGCATCACCAAGCGCAAAGCGCCCATGCCAGATGCCGACGACTGGAAAGACAAGACAGGCAAACTGAGCGAGTTGCAACGTTGATTCAAACCGAAGCCTTGATCATTGGGGCGGGCCCGGTGGGTCTGTTCCAAGCGTTTCAGCTAGGGCTTCAAGACATCCGCTGCCACGTAGTGGATGCACTGCCCCAAGTGGGTGGACAATGCGTAGAACTTTACGCAAACAAACCCATCTACGACATTCCTGGCATTCCACTTTGCACGGGACAAGAGCTGATTGACCAACTGCAACAGCAAGTCAAACCCTTTGCACCGCAGTTTCATCTTCAAGAATTGGTCAGTGAACTGAAAGCCACTGAAGACGGTCAGTGGCATGTGCAAACAGACAAAGGCACCCAGTTCAAAGCAGCCACCGTGTTCATTGCAGCTGGCGTTGGCGCCTTCGTCAAACGCGGCCTCAGCTTGCCAGGCTTTGACGAGCTTTTGAATAAGCAAATTTTTCACGCGGCTCCCAAGCATTCGTCATTCAAAGGCAAGCACTTGATCGTGCTGGGCGACAACGATGCTGCGCTAGAGGCTTGCGCACATTGGCGTGAAAGCCCTGATGCAGCGGCCAGCGTCACGTTGGTTCACAGACGTGACCAATTTCAAGCGGTGCCTCAAACCATCGAAGACATGAGAAAGGCCTGCGCCAACCAAACCATGCGCTTTGTAGCAGGTCAACCGACTGGCCTCGTTCAAGCCAATGGTCAGTTAACAGGACTAGAGATTCTGAATGCCCAAGGGGACACAGAGGTTTTACCTGCTAACGCTTTGCTTTTGTGCCTAGGCATCTCACCCAAACTCGGCCCACTCAGTGATTGGGGTTTGGCCATGGAACGCAAACAACTTCCGGTCAATACAGAGACCTATGCCACTGAAGCGCGCGGCATCTTTGCGATAGGCGACATCAATACCTACCCCGGTAAAAAGAAACTGATTTTGTGCGGCTTTCATGAGGCCACTTTGGCCGCTTTTGGAGCCTCAGCTCTGTTGCGTCCAGACCAAAAAACCCTGCTTCAATACACCACAACGTCCACACACCTGCACAAACTCTTGGGCGTGTCGTAGAATACAACCCGTGGCAACAAACCTTGTTTGTTGCCACATCCGCTAGGGGTGTTTTGGCTGACCAGCCAAGACTGAGAAAGTCCCTTTGAACCTGATTGAGGTAATCCTCGCGCAGGGAAGCTTGTCTAAACAACGAGGCAAATACTCAATTGCCAACATTCGTTGAATGATCCAGCCGACCTGCCATTTCGTTGAAGGAAAACGCAATGGCACACCATTTGCCAAAATTGACTTGCCACGCACTGCTGCTTGCCAGTGCCTCTGCCATCGCCCAAAACAACACCGTCTTGGTAACCAGCCCTGCCGCCCAACAAGTCAGTGGTTTTGAAAACCTCAGCCTGCGCGAAGCACCGTTCAGCGCCACCAATATCGACAACGCTACGCTGCGAGATTTGGGTGCGCAAAGAATTTCAGACGCACTGCGTTTGGATTCCTCCGTCACTGACAGCTACAACTCGCCAGCTTATTGGGACATTTTGAGCGTGCGCGGTTTCACCTTGGACAACCGCTACAACTACCGCCGCGAAGGCTTGCCCATCAGCGCTGAAACCATGATCCCCATGGACAACAAAGAGCGCATCGAACTCTTCAAAGGCACCAGCGGCATTCAAGCGGGAACCAGTGCCCCGGGTGGTTTGGCCAACTATGTAGTCAAGCGTCCACCCAACGCCGCTGAAACGGGCAGCAGAAGTCTCACAGTCAGTTACGGCAATGGCAACAACAGTTCTGTTGCCTTGGACTTAGGCGGTCGATTTGGCGACAACAATGCTTTGGGCTATCGCGTGAATGCAGCCTACGAGGACCTTAACCCGTATGTTCAAAACGCAAAAGGTCACCGTCAACTTTTGGCCTTGGCCATGGATTGGCGTATCAGCAGCAACACCCGACTTGAATGGGAAGTTGAAAGCAGCAACCGTCAACAAATGGGCGTGAATGCCGCCAGCATCACAGGCAACACATTGCCCTCGCCTGTTTACGGACAAAACAATTTCTCCAAACAAAGCTGGTCTGTACCTGGCGTATTCGATGGGCTGACAGGCAGCATGCGCCTGAAGCAGAAACTTGAAAATGGTTGGCTGTGGACCACCCAAGTGGGCGCTCAACGCTTGAAAACAGACGACCGCCTCAGCTACGCTTATGGCTGCTATGCAGAAGGCAATTACGATCGTTTTTGCAGCGACAAAACATTTGACCTGTACGACTACCGCAGCGAGAACGAACGTCGCATCAACGATGCTCTGCAAACAGAATTGACAGGCCAAGTGCAGCTGGCTGGCTTGCAGCACGACGTGAGCTTCTCTTGGTTACGTCAGCGTCAAATTGACAAGCTCTCACCCATGCAAGCCTACAACTGGGCAGGCACCGGCAGCTTGTCGGGTGTCAGCGACAGTGCCGCAGCGCCTGAGCCTTATGACTTGAACACCAACCGCCAAGAATACTCAACCGAGATCAGCGCCAAAGATCGCATTCATGTGAATCAGTTTGCAGACCTGTGGCTGGGACTCCGCACCAGTCACATTCAACGCGACAGCCAACGAACGGATGGCAGCCGCGCAACGCACGACGATCGCACCATCACCACGCCTTGGTTAGCCTTTAGCCACAAGTTGCCTTTCAACACCACAGGCTATGCAAGCTATGGCCAAGGCGTAGAGGCACAAGTTACACCCAACCGCATCCGTTACACCAACGCGGGGGTGGCACTTCCCTCGGCTAAGAGCACCCAAAAAGAATTGGGCTTCAAAGGTGCACAAGGTGCATGGCTTTGGAACGCCGCATTGTTTGACATCACACGACCTGTGTGGGGTGACCAAGGCGCATGTGAAGAAGCCAACTCTTGCACACGCAAATTGGATGGTGTGGCCGCACACAAAGGCGTGGAATTGGGCATGGGCTATCGCAGCACTCAGTGGAAATTGGACTCAGCCGCCACGTGGCTGAATGCCAAACGTGCGGATGCAGTGATCGACCCCAGCCAAAACGGTCAGCGTCCTTTGAACGTGCCCTCCTTGGTGGTGCGGGCTGCAGCCGAATACCGCTGGGCTCAAGTACCAGGTCTTCGAACATCAGTCCGTTTGAGCCATGAAGGCCAGCGCGACTTGATGGAAGGCGGCGTCATGACCTTACCGGCTTGGACCACAGCTGATTTGGCGGCTCATTACAGCACCAAGGTGGCGGGTCAAGATACTGATTGGACACTGGCTTTGGAGAATGCGACAAACCGCGCTTACTGGCGAGAGTCACCTAAACAGTTTAGCCATTACTACCTGTATGCGGGTGCACCCAGAAACTTGCGCCTGACGGTTAGAACGCTCTTCTGATTTGAGCGAAAATGAATGCATGAACGCTTCAAACGGTATGAATGATCAGCCTCTAAATCCACTGCACGGTGTGACATTAGAGGCAATTGTTCGCGAACTTGAAGCGTACTTTGGCTGGGAAGAGCTTGGGCATCAGATTCCCATCAGATGCTTTACGCATGACCCAAGCGTCAATTCCAGCTTGAAGTTTTTAAGGAAAACACCTTGGGCAAGAGAAAAGGTGGAAGGACTTTATTTGTTCATGCTTCGGAACTCTCAATCCCGAAAGCACAAAACTAAGGTTTAAGTCGAATTTAGTCTGCAAGTCAAGATGCGTAGAAAACTCGTTCAAAGAACCATACAAAACCAATCACCATGACAACTGATGAGACATACGCTGAATTGTGTGTCTGATGCAATTTGAAACCTGCGTGTTTCAGGGTAAGCATCATCAAGCCCGCAATAAAGGCTACTACAACTTGTGCACATTCAATGCCAACATTGAATCCAACAATGGCGCTTAAAAAAGGCAGGGTTCCCAAAGGCCACTGAGTTAAGTTACCCAGAGAATTTGAAAATCCAAGTCCATGAACCATTGCACAACAAAATACTAAAAACAGCCTGATATAGGCGGGAGAAACTTTTTGTTGCCAGTGATGCCATCCATCAAATGCAGCCATGCAGAAAATCGTGGCTGCTATTCCTGGTTCAATCAATTGATCAGAAACTGATACACCACCCCATAAACTAGCAAAAAGTGTTGCGGCATGACCCAAAGTAAAGCTGCTTAGCAATCCGATCAGATTGAGTAGAGTCCCTCCAGCAGACAATACAACCAGCAGGAATAGCAAATGGTCTGGTTCTTTCAGTACATGTATTGCACCGTTTTTCATGTAGCTATAAAAGATCAAAGCGACACTGGGCAGAAGCGATTGGCGAGAATTTTCTGAAGAGAATCGCAACCACTGAGTTTCATGTTGCCGCGTAATTGTCAAATCTTCAACCTGTTCATTTGCGCCTCGGCCGTACAAGGTAAAGTGCATTTCTAAATTTTTTAGCGATGAAGAATTGTGCTCACTTCCATCATTGCCAATTTGGTTTGATTCGTATCTTCCAAGTACGATCAAATGGCTTGCAGGCAAATCTGCAGCTGTGCTTGTCGAATGATCAATGTCAATCATCACCCAATTCAGCGGAATTGCACCACCTGAAGCAAATAGCAAAATACCTTCTTTTACCTTTTGTTCAATCGCATCAAAATGCACTTTCAGTTCAGGCTTAGACAGTAGCCCATCTAGATCATCGTCGACCCCTTGAAAAGCCGAAATTGGTATTGAGATAACCAGAAATGCCGAATTGCGGGCAATATTCAAAGTACCTTTTTGATTTGCAACAAAATGTGCTTTTGCTGCATTCAAGAATACCAGGCTTAAGAAAAGCACCAGTATTTTTGCAAGCTTGTTTGCAATCTTGAGCACAAGACGACCTGTTACGAAATTGCCCCCTTCACGCAACGCTGAAGGTATGGGAAGGTATCAGTCGCAAAGTAATGATAGATGCCACTGGGAAATTCAGGGGTTACACCTGAACGACCATTGCACTCGTCTAAATCTCCTAAGCCGGCCACGTACTCATAGTCCTGTGTGAATGCCCCCATAGGAAAAATGTTGGTTGCTGGTCGGTTGACATCAGGTGAAGCTTTGAGTCTGAAACTAGGTGTCATGACTTTGATTGCTGAGTTCGCATCGGTGGCGGCGCTATAGCCATAACGTGCGTATATTGGAAAACCATCTGCTGCCCAACCGATGAGCGTCATTTTTTTACCTAGATTGAATTTCGCAACAATGCCCTCAGGTACACCGTGATAGTGATACACCCCATCAGGTTGTACGTGTGCATTGTTCATGTCAGTACCAAATTTGAACGATGATTGTCCAAGCGCCTCCATTGTCCAGGAGCCGACTGGGGCGCCACCTGGGCTGCAGGAATTGCCAGAATTGTTACATGTGCCTGCAGTTCCAGGATCAAAAACAACACCATTCAGTGCAATGCCTGGCTTTGTCGTACCAGGACCAAATGTGGTAATTGCGTTGGTTTTTGTTGGCGTTAAAGTAGTCGATACAGCAATTTTTTGAGCCGTGATGGTGTTCGGATTCTCCGGATTTGGGAAAGTGCCAACTGCGTGGTCAGGGAGTCCATTCGATACGATTGAGCGCAAGGTGTTGCTACATGACCAGGTGGCCGTTGCAGTCGCATTCACGGATGGTGAATTGTTGAAAAAATTGGTGGCGTAGTTGCAAAGTACACCCACAGTGCTGACATTGCTGCTCACAGCACTAATGACGCTGGTGCTATCGCTTCCACCGCAAGCGGTTAATGTCATAGTTAGCAAAATAACCGTAGCAAACTTGAGTGAGTTCTTTTTGTGCACAGTGATCCTTTCATTGATGTTTGTGCACAATTATTGAAAAGAAATGTGTTGAAAATATGGGCAAATTGCCATAATTTCTACTCAATCTATAGACTTAGACGCTTGATTTGCGCCACGGCAAAGTGGTGATCGATAGAGATTAAATCAACTAAATGCGTCACCCTTTACTTTTGCCGAGTAAAAATAATAGCGGCACTTCTAATCGAGCCGACCAATCGACTTCGCTGTGCCGCGCGCCCTGAAATACAAGACTTTTCCAATGAGCGTTGTCATATCCAATTTCACTGCCAATCTCATCGACGATAGATTGATAATTTCCATAAATTGAATCGATGCCAAGTGTGCCATGGTCCATGTACACCAGACGTGAATTTGCAGTCGGTAGATGAAGCTTTAAATAGTTGAATGCAGCAATTGGAATGCTTGCGTTTCTGATTTTCTGAGGCGTACCCCAAGAACTTGGTTTACCAACCCAATGGGTTGAAAGACCTGCGGCTCCACCAAAAATATGAGGGTATTCACACAGTGCATAAATTGAGATGAGACCTCCCATGCTAGAGCCCATGATGTAAGTCCCATCCGGGCCATCCTGCGTTGCATACTTTTTATCAATGACAGGCTTGATCTCCTCAACCAGAAATCTCAAAAAAGCATCTGCCAATGGCTTACCCAGTTGTGCACGCTGTATGTATTCATCTCTATTTTCTTTTGGTAAAAATGACAGAAATTTTTCAGGGAAGTATTCGCTGTATCTGTATTTCCCGCCATTCGGAATGCCAACAACTATGGTGTCTTGAAGTTTCTTCTCATTGGTTAATTTATCAATTGCCAAATGGACATTCCAAGCTTGCTTGTTCCAAGCTTGGCTTGCATCAAATAGACCTTGTCCATCAAGCATGTAGATGACTGCATATTTTTTTTCTGAAGCGTAATCACTTGGCAGCCAAATATCTATATGGCGTGATTGGACAAATTTTGATTGAAAATTTTCAATTCGTTCGACGTAGCCTTTTGAAACAGAAGGCAAACGCGGAGTACCCAATGCTTCGGCATATGAATGATTCGAAAAAAGGAAAAATAAAAACCAAGTCAATAATTTTAAGAAGCACTTTCTTTGCATATTTTTTCTTTTATTGAATTCAAATCAAAAACCATCCTCGAACTGCCTCTGTACCAAGAGGCTATCGGGATGGTTAAAGCATCAGTTAATGACTTCAGAATTTGTAATTAGCACCCATTAACACTGTGCGACCATATTTTGCAAAATCGACAATTTTGTCCGGTGTTCCAGAGTAAGTTTGATAGGCCGCATTTGTCAAGTTATTGACCTGCAATATCAAACCTAAACCTTTGAGTTGATCTTGAGTGAAGTTATAACCAATTTGCATGTCAACAACGCTTTCTCCCTTCACATATCGAAGCGTTCTAGCCGCACCAAATCCCGTAATTTCCCCGATAAAGTCTGACCGTTTCCGTTCGCTTAAACGAGCGGAAAACCCTTCTTTCTCATAATAAGCGGTCAAACTGTACACATTTTTTGACATGCCAGGCAAGGGCAAGTTGCTGCCGATACTGCTATTTGGATCTTGAATTTTGATGGAACTGTTTGTGACTGACGTGCTAGCAATGATGCCGAATCCATCCAGTATTTCAGAAGCCATGTTCAACGGAATTGAAGCCGTCAACTCAACACCACTCAATTTACCACCTTCACCATTGAATGGGGATGTGTAGTTTCCAATTGGTGAAGATGCATTGGTCCCTGCAATCAAACTCGAAAAATCATGATCAGTCTGTGTAATTTGGTAAATATAGCTGGTGAGTGATTTGTAAAAAGCTGCAGCTGAGATGTAAGCTTTTTTGGCAAAATATTTTTCAAATGACACATCAATTGAATTTGCTCGCCATGGTAAAAGTTTGGCATTTCCTCCGCTGCCACTGGGAATCAAAGTTGATGGGGACAATGCAAATGTGGAGCCACTACCCAATTGATCAATTCGTGGACGTGCAATTTGCTTTGCAACACCCATTCTTAAGATCTGATCATCTGGCAAGCCCATGACAACATTCAAACTGGGCAAGACATCTGTATAACTGTCGCCATCCGAAAATGGTTTAAAGTTTTTTCCTGCGGCTGCAGTTGAATCCCATACACGTGTACTGGAAGATTGTTCGGTGGTTTGAACTTGAACACCGGTGTTGCCCCGAATTCGTACAGAGTTCCACTGAGTGTCAATGTTTGCCTTGACAAATGCAGCCGTAATTTGCTCGTTAACCTCCCAAATTGAACCTGCTTGAAAAGATCCAGCATTGGTTGAGGGCGAAAAATTCATGTACTTCGCTGTTGTGTTTGGCACGTTCCAGCTTGCAATTGAGCCAGAACCTGAAAAACTCATGTCGACGGCGTTGCCTAGCAAATCGCTAGAAATCAATGAAGTACCACCAGTCATGGATGACTGCGCAGTAATTGATCCCGATGGCTGTGACTTGTTCTTTGTTCGTGAAGAATAGTTAAAACCAAGGTCTACATCACTAAAAAATCCTGCAAGTGAATCAGGAACCGAAGTGTTGGCAACAAGTTTAAAACCTTGCAGTTCATCTTCTACATGAGTGACTGTTCCATATCCAGCGCCAAATCGGGTTGTTCCGATGAACAGCTTGCTTGGATCGGCATAATTCAAACTAGGTTTGATCATGGGGTTCGTACCAGCAGCCCAATTCACATTGAATGTATCACTCAAAAGTTTTCCAGCTGCATCTCGAAGCATGGCATTGCTTTCGAGTGTCTTTTCGTCACGTTGTGCCTTAGAAAAATTTAAATCTGCAAGCAAGGACCACCCATCAAATTTGAACTTATTGTTCCAACCTACTGACTTGATGGTGTCCTCGCGATTGGCAAAGATACCCCTCACAAGCGGTGATGTCCCTGAGACAGTCCCTCCAGTCAGTACATTATCGCTAGTCACATTGGTAGCAAGGTATTTGAATGCCGGCGCATATGCAGCACTCGCAGTTAAAGGTAACTCCAAAACATGGTCAGTCTGAGTTTGAACAAACTTTGATGCATAGGCATCCAGAACGCTTGTCCAAGTGCTGCTGGGCCGCCATTCCAATGTGGCCATCACACCATCACGCGAATTAGCTCCTCCACGTGCTGTTGAAACAATGCCACTAGGGGACGTAACACCGGTTGCAACACCTGGTCGACTTGTAGTTGACCAAGGCAAATACATTGCATTTTGCTGCGACAAAATTGGTGAGTCCAAGTGCGCATAACCCAAAGCCACACCGAGAGTCCCATCCGCAAACTGATCAATATAGCTGGCACTTAATCGTTTGCCACTGGATTTTGCGTCAGCAATAGTCCCCAAGGAATTATTTTCGCCGCGCGCATTGACTGAGATAGTTCGCTCTTTGAGTGACAGTGGACGAATTGTTTGCATGTCAATCGTTCCCGATAAACCTTGACCCACCAATCCAGCATCACTGGTTTTGTAAATCGTGACACCACTCATGAGCTCGGAGGGATATTGATCAAACTCGACACTGCGATTGTCACCAATACTGACTTGTTCGCGGCCATTCAGCAAAGTAGTTGAAAAGTCAGGCGATAAACCTCTGATGCTGATGGTCTGCGCTCTGCCTGCAACCCTTTGTGCGGACAATCCAGGCAGTCGTGCAAGGGATTCAGCAATGCTGACATCTGGTAATTTTCCAATGTCCTCAGCAGCTATGGCTTCAACGATGTTATCGGATATTTTTTTAACGGATATAGCACCTTCAACGCCCTTACGAATTCCTGTGACGGTCACAACGTCGGTGTCATTTTTGTCACCCACTTGTGACGCAGCAATTTTGAGGCGAAGCGTAGCTGCATTATTGCCAGT is drawn from Limnohabitans sp. 103DPR2 and contains these coding sequences:
- a CDS encoding TonB-dependent siderophore receptor, translated to MAHHLPKLTCHALLLASASAIAQNNTVLVTSPAAQQVSGFENLSLREAPFSATNIDNATLRDLGAQRISDALRLDSSVTDSYNSPAYWDILSVRGFTLDNRYNYRREGLPISAETMIPMDNKERIELFKGTSGIQAGTSAPGGLANYVVKRPPNAAETGSRSLTVSYGNGNNSSVALDLGGRFGDNNALGYRVNAAYEDLNPYVQNAKGHRQLLALAMDWRISSNTRLEWEVESSNRQQMGVNAASITGNTLPSPVYGQNNFSKQSWSVPGVFDGLTGSMRLKQKLENGWLWTTQVGAQRLKTDDRLSYAYGCYAEGNYDRFCSDKTFDLYDYRSENERRINDALQTELTGQVQLAGLQHDVSFSWLRQRQIDKLSPMQAYNWAGTGSLSGVSDSAAAPEPYDLNTNRQEYSTEISAKDRIHVNQFADLWLGLRTSHIQRDSQRTDGSRATHDDRTITTPWLAFSHKLPFNTTGYASYGQGVEAQVTPNRIRYTNAGVALPSAKSTQKELGFKGAQGAWLWNAALFDITRPVWGDQGACEEANSCTRKLDGVAAHKGVELGMGYRSTQWKLDSAATWLNAKRADAVIDPSQNGQRPLNVPSLVVRAAAEYRWAQVPGLRTSVRLSHEGQRDLMEGGVMTLPAWTTADLAAHYSTKVAGQDTDWTLALENATNRAYWRESPKQFSHYYLYAGAPRNLRLTVRTLF
- a CDS encoding VF530 family DNA-binding protein, with the translated sequence MNASNGMNDQPLNPLHGVTLEAIVRELEAYFGWEELGHQIPIRCFTHDPSVNSSLKFLRKTPWAREKVEGLYLFMLRNSQSRKHKTKV
- a CDS encoding HupE/UreJ family protein, which translates into the protein MLKIANKLAKILVLFLSLVFLNAAKAHFVANQKGTLNIARNSAFLVISIPISAFQGVDDDLDGLLSKPELKVHFDAIEQKVKEGILLFASGGAIPLNWVMIDIDHSTSTAADLPASHLIVLGRYESNQIGNDGSEHNSSSLKNLEMHFTLYGRGANEQVEDLTITRQHETQWLRFSSENSRQSLLPSVALIFYSYMKNGAIHVLKEPDHLLFLLVVLSAGGTLLNLIGLLSSFTLGHAATLFASLWGGVSVSDQLIEPGIAATIFCMAAFDGWHHWQQKVSPAYIRLFLVFCCAMVHGLGFSNSLGNLTQWPLGTLPFLSAIVGFNVGIECAQVVVAFIAGLMMLTLKHAGFKLHQTHNSAYVSSVVMVIGFVWFFERVFYAS
- a CDS encoding YHYH protein produces the protein MHKKNSLKFATVILLTMTLTACGGSDSTSVISAVSSNVSTVGVLCNYATNFFNNSPSVNATATATWSCSNTLRSIVSNGLPDHAVGTFPNPENPNTITAQKIAVSTTLTPTKTNAITTFGPGTTKPGIALNGVVFDPGTAGTCNNSGNSCSPGGAPVGSWTMEALGQSSFKFGTDMNNAHVQPDGVYHYHGVPEGIVAKFNLGKKMTLIGWAADGFPIYARYGYSAATDANSAIKVMTPSFRLKASPDVNRPATNIFPMGAFTQDYEYVAGLGDLDECNGRSGVTPEFPSGIYHYFATDTFPYLQRCVKGAIS
- a CDS encoding alpha/beta hydrolase, whose product is MQRKCFLKLLTWFLFFLFSNHSYAEALGTPRLPSVSKGYVERIENFQSKFVQSRHIDIWLPSDYASEKKYAVIYMLDGQGLFDASQAWNKQAWNVHLAIDKLTNEKKLQDTIVVGIPNGGKYRYSEYFPEKFLSFLPKENRDEYIQRAQLGKPLADAFLRFLVEEIKPVIDKKYATQDGPDGTYIMGSSMGGLISIYALCEYPHIFGGAAGLSTHWVGKPSSWGTPQKIRNASIPIAAFNYLKLHLPTANSRLVYMDHGTLGIDSIYGNYQSIVDEIGSEIGYDNAHWKSLVFQGARHSEVDWSARLEVPLLFLLGKSKG